ATTAAGGTCATCCATGGGTGGGGTGTGAGCTTCTCTAAGCTAAGGGGTTAATTAATGAATGTGAAACATTTGTTGAAAATTAGCAATTTTAAGTATTTCTCTAATTTCAGATCGGCAATTAACAATACTGATATCAGCACTTTCCCCACCAGCTGATTCTCGTAATAACAGCAACATACCCAGTGCAGAGCTATCTAGATCTTTGACTGATC
This window of the Gammaproteobacteria bacterium genome carries:
- a CDS encoding STAS domain-containing protein, whose amino-acid sequence is MSMDIDIRDNSSEVYIRVTGHFDFDSHEDFHEALTAANSNNYSKYTVDLGSVKDLDSSALGMLLLLRESAGGESADISIVNCRSEIREILKIANFQQMFHIH